A stretch of the Marivirga tractuosa DSM 4126 genome encodes the following:
- a CDS encoding cbb3-type cytochrome c oxidase subunit I, with amino-acid sequence MKYKSQKVAYWFFALCMLLFTLQIVYGFVMGFARIGFDVLHDFVPFNTARAVHTNLLVVWLLSGFMGAAYYIIPEEAQRELVSVKWAYVQLISLAVVGVVAITGYHFNIWEGRKFLEIPRELDYLVVVNVLLFLGIIIATLYKGKRKTTTSIVLVMGLFFAALLYLPGMIWFDSQVTDSFFRWWVVHLWVEGVWELIMGGILAFLLIKLTGVDREVIEKWLYVIVGLTFLSGILGTGHHYYYIGVNKIWIIVGGIFSALEPLAFLAMALFAVYMYRKGEKNHPNKIALFWTIGASIVSFIGAGLLGFAHTLPQTNIYTHGTLVTAMHGHYAFWGAYAMIVLAIISYSMPNMTGRKRYNNTNGHLAFWLSNIGMLGMVTAMGVAGVVQVYLERKLKMEFMIVQEEVKIHFVVMLLCATLFTVGIGFYIYEFIKYGKPTDEALESENPFDEDNDKMSNQKNQAELVS; translated from the coding sequence ATGAAATATAAATCACAAAAAGTTGCGTATTGGTTTTTTGCACTGTGTATGCTACTCTTCACTTTGCAGATTGTTTACGGGTTTGTCATGGGATTTGCTCGAATAGGTTTTGATGTTCTACACGATTTTGTCCCTTTTAATACTGCTAGGGCTGTACACACTAATTTATTGGTTGTTTGGTTACTAAGTGGATTTATGGGGGCAGCATATTATATAATACCCGAAGAAGCACAAAGAGAATTGGTAAGCGTCAAGTGGGCGTATGTGCAATTAATTTCCCTAGCTGTGGTAGGTGTGGTCGCCATAACTGGCTATCACTTTAACATTTGGGAAGGAAGAAAATTTCTTGAAATCCCAAGAGAGTTAGATTATCTGGTAGTAGTAAATGTTCTACTTTTCTTAGGCATTATCATAGCCACATTATATAAAGGAAAACGCAAAACTACCACTTCGATAGTACTAGTTATGGGATTATTTTTTGCAGCACTTTTATATCTGCCGGGCATGATATGGTTTGACAGTCAGGTAACGGACTCATTTTTCCGTTGGTGGGTAGTACACCTTTGGGTAGAAGGTGTATGGGAATTGATCATGGGTGGTATTTTAGCATTCCTCTTGATCAAACTTACCGGTGTAGACAGAGAAGTAATTGAAAAATGGCTATATGTAATCGTTGGGCTTACTTTCCTTTCTGGTATTTTAGGAACAGGACACCACTATTACTATATAGGAGTAAATAAAATCTGGATTATTGTAGGAGGTATTTTCTCTGCACTGGAACCACTTGCTTTCTTGGCAATGGCACTTTTTGCAGTCTATATGTATCGGAAAGGCGAAAAGAATCACCCTAATAAAATCGCATTATTTTGGACGATTGGAGCTTCCATAGTTTCCTTTATTGGAGCTGGTCTTTTAGGATTTGCTCATACTTTACCTCAAACTAATATTTATACCCATGGAACTTTAGTAACCGCTATGCATGGTCACTATGCTTTCTGGGGTGCGTATGCTATGATCGTATTGGCGATTATTAGTTACAGTATGCCGAATATGACAGGCAGAAAAAGATACAACAACACAAATGGGCATTTAGCATTTTGGCTTTCAAATATTGGAATGCTCGGGATGGTGACCGCCATGGGAGTAGCTGGCGTAGTTCAAGTTTATCTGGAAAGAAAATTAAAAATGGAATTTATGATAGTGCAGGAAGAAGTTAAAATCCACTTTGTGGTAATGCTTCTATGCGCAACACTTTTCACTGTAGG